One region of Citrus sinensis cultivar Valencia sweet orange chromosome 6, DVS_A1.0, whole genome shotgun sequence genomic DNA includes:
- the LOC107177427 gene encoding uncharacterized protein At4g19900-like, giving the protein MLNSKVLFVLIVFSIYSYSSISIVRLYPSKSISTPIIETPQPTHNNDVQAAANKTLQVQATTLALKVDQSSSIVVSNNVIVQPMNIEELDKEKQDGETPDPLIPPAKITKEERMEWFRKKLPDLEVFQSTNLSRAFHDRVLKFSTNQCAIQFFMVWLSPARTFGPRDFLAVETLMKANPHSCLVLISRSLDTRRGDKILKALLDRGFKILAVTPDLASLVKDTPAETWLKKIKNVEIDPGENPLSVQLSNLIRLAVLYKYGGVYLDTDFIILKDFKGLRNAVGAQDVYQATRKWKTLNSAAMVFDKGHPILFDFLQEFATTFDGSKWGHNGPYMLTRVIRRVGNTPGYNLTILGLEAFYPVNWVQIERFFKKPATEEESKWVEETVLRLSEESYGLHLWSKITRKFVINEGSVIDRLIKSHCILCQDSYDS; this is encoded by the coding sequence atgttgaattCCAAGGTCTTATTCGTTCTAATCGTTTTCAGCATCTATTCGTACAGCTCCATTTCTATAGTTCGTCTATATCCTTCAAAATCTATATCCACTCCAATCATCGAAACACCACAACCAACTCATAATAATGATGTACAAGCTGCTGCTAACAAAACTCTCCAAGTTCAAGCAACAACCCTTGCTCTCAAAGTTGATCAATCAAGCTCCATTGTCGTGTCAAATAATGTGATCGTGCAACCGATGAATATAGAAGAACTAGATAAAGAAAAGCAAGATGGTGAGACTCCGGATCCTCTAATTCCACCAGCCAAGAtcacaaaagaagaaagaatggAATGGTTCCGGAAAAAACTACCCGACCTCGAGGTATTCCAGTCAACAAACTTGAGTCGAGCGTTTCACGACAGGGTCCTGAAATTCTCTACAAACCAATGTGCAATTCAGTTCTTTATGGTATGGCTCTCGCCAGCTCGAACATTTGGGCCCAGAGACTTCTTGGCTGTAGAAACTCTAATGAAAGCCAACCCTCATTCTTGTTTAGTACTTATATCGAGATCTCTCGACACACGACGCGGGGACAAAATCCTGAAGGCATTACTTGACCGCGGGTTCAAAATCCTTGCAGTCACTCCGGATTTGGCCTCTCTGGTTAAAGACACACCGGCTGAAACTTGgctgaagaaaattaaaaatgtggAAATTGATCCTGGTGAAAATCCGTTGTCAGTTCAACTGTCTAATCTTATAAGGCTAGCTGTGTTGTACAAATATGGTGGCGTTTACTTGGACACTGATTTTATAATTCTGAAAGATTTCAAAGGCCTGAGGAATGCTGTCGGTGCACAAGATGTTTACCAAGCGACACGTAAATGGAAAACATTAAATAGTGCAGCTATGGTTTTTGACAAAGGGCATccgattttatttgattttttacaGGAATTTGCTACCACGTTTGATGGTAGCAAGTGGGGACATAACGGGCCATACATGCTTACGCGAGTTATTCGACGAGTAGGAAATACACCAGGGTATAACCTTACGATTTTGGGACTTGAGGCATTTTATCCTGTAAATTGGGTTCAGATTGAAAGATTTTTTAAGAAACCGGCGACGGAGGAAGAATCAAAATGGGTGGAAGAAACGGTGCTTCGGTTGAGTGAGGAGTCATATGGGTTACATCTATGGAGCAAAATTACAAGGAAGTTCGTAATTAACGAGGGAAGTGTTATAGATAGATTGATTAAATCTCATTGCATCCTTTGCCAAGATAGCTATGATTCTTAA